Proteins encoded within one genomic window of Ascaphus truei isolate aAscTru1 chromosome 8, aAscTru1.hap1, whole genome shotgun sequence:
- the CISD1 gene encoding CDGSH iron-sulfur domain-containing protein 1 has translation MSSSTGVREWVTVASLTVGAAAVGYLTYKALFCKDKCCKSMVNLEIQKDNPKVVHAFDMEDLGDKAVYCRCWRSKKFPLCDGSHTKHNDETGDNVGPLIIKKKES, from the exons AGTGGGTTACCGTTGCCTCTTTGACTGTCGGTGCTGCTGCTGTAGGATATCTGACTTACAAAGCCCTCTTCTGCAAAGACAAATGCTGCAAATCCATGGTAAATCTAGAGATCCAGAAGGACAATCCCAAGGTGGTGCATGCGTTTGACATGGAAGACTTGGGAGATAAAGCGGTTTACTGCCGCTGCTGGAGATCAAAAAAG TTCCCACTATGTGATGGCTCTCACACAAAACACAATGATGAAACTGGTGACAACGTGGGCCCCCTGATCATCAAGAAAAAAGAATCTTAA